A portion of the Myxococcota bacterium genome contains these proteins:
- a CDS encoding 3'-5' exonuclease, with amino-acid sequence MAEFVFAWMDCEFGGLDPERHDITEVAVILTDYRLAELGSGEWKIAARADRISAEAAAISGYTAEAWEGAPHLREVLAAIDELLPDDKTVVPAGQNVRMDVQFLERAYRNCDHPYPFDYHVIDLASLFYGWSLVAGEPVAALSLRQAAVTAGLIEGSVPHRAMADARLTLETFRHYVDRLMLRPPSDQPTPTVTP; translated from the coding sequence GTGGCCGAGTTCGTGTTTGCCTGGATGGACTGTGAGTTCGGGGGGCTCGACCCAGAGCGTCACGACATCACCGAGGTCGCGGTCATCCTCACCGACTACCGGCTCGCCGAGCTGGGTTCCGGCGAGTGGAAGATTGCAGCCCGGGCGGACCGGATCAGCGCCGAGGCGGCGGCCATCAGCGGCTACACCGCGGAAGCCTGGGAAGGCGCACCCCATCTGCGCGAGGTGCTCGCGGCCATCGACGAGCTGCTCCCCGACGACAAGACCGTGGTCCCCGCTGGCCAGAACGTCCGCATGGACGTCCAGTTCCTGGAGCGGGCGTATCGCAACTGCGACCACCCCTACCCCTTCGACTACCACGTGATCGACCTGGCCAGCCTCTTCTATGGCTGGTCACTGGTCGCGGGCGAGCCGGTCGCCGCGCTCTCACTGCGACAGGCTGCCGTCACCGCGGGCCTGATCGAGGGCTCGGTTCCGCACCGCGCCATGGCGGACGCGCGCCTCACCCTCGAGACGTTCCGTCACTATGTCGATCGGCTCATGCTGCGGCCGCCGAGCGACCAACCGACTCCCACCGTCACGCCCTAG
- a CDS encoding RNA polymerase sigma factor: MPRPHAASAHADPDTSVPNPALSRSRATPSPSDAELLEAIRAGDESAFTVLYERYFDRVYHFAYARMRNRADAEEVTQETFLAVFRSVEAFAGRSALLSWIYGIAKNNVNNHLRRSKARENRIERAEEELVRNAHTFDACTPEEHVHFQRCAQAVEESLGSISSWQAEVFALRHFENLPIQDIAKRMSRSNDAVRSSLYRVKRLIVEAVDADRAGPN, from the coding sequence TTGCCCCGGCCCCACGCTGCATCTGCTCACGCGGACCCCGACACCTCTGTCCCGAATCCGGCGCTCTCGCGCTCCCGGGCGACCCCTTCGCCCTCGGACGCCGAGCTTCTCGAAGCCATTCGCGCCGGCGACGAGTCCGCCTTCACGGTGCTCTACGAGCGCTACTTCGACCGTGTCTACCACTTCGCCTACGCCCGCATGCGCAACCGCGCGGATGCGGAGGAGGTCACGCAAGAGACCTTCCTCGCCGTCTTCCGGTCCGTCGAGGCCTTCGCCGGGCGCTCGGCGCTGCTCTCGTGGATCTACGGGATCGCGAAGAACAACGTGAACAATCACCTGCGCCGCTCCAAGGCGCGGGAGAACCGCATCGAGCGCGCGGAAGAAGAGCTCGTGCGAAACGCCCACACTTTCGACGCGTGCACCCCTGAGGAGCACGTGCATTTCCAACGCTGTGCCCAGGCTGTCGAGGAGAGCCTGGGTTCGATCTCGTCCTGGCAGGCCGAGGTCTTTGCCTTGCGACATTTCGAGAATCTTCCGATTCAAGACATCGCAAAACGCATGAGTCGCTCCAACGACGCGGTACGCTCCAGCCTCTACCGCGTGAAGCGCCTGATCGTCGAAGCGGTGGACGCGGATCGGGCAGGCCCGAACTGA
- a CDS encoding RNA polymerase sigma factor has translation MAQSNTPWSSDAELVRHILSGSREHFEQLYDAYYPRVYRFALKRLGDPGEAEDVAQEVFFTVFNVLDSYQGTAPLIVWIFGITRNTVNRRFRKVRPRIESLDAPEAREIAGRWAPTDQVVEARRMLAICEHAIQNDLTPLQRRIFHLKHLRRQSIRTIARALGKSEDAVKANLYRMRRALAQSAPGLESLIA, from the coding sequence TTGGCGCAGTCGAACACCCCCTGGTCCAGTGATGCCGAGCTCGTTCGCCACATCCTCAGTGGCAGTCGCGAGCACTTCGAACAGCTCTATGACGCGTACTACCCGCGCGTCTACCGCTTCGCGCTGAAGCGCCTGGGAGATCCCGGTGAAGCCGAGGATGTCGCCCAGGAAGTCTTCTTCACCGTCTTCAACGTGCTCGACAGCTATCAGGGCACCGCGCCGCTGATCGTCTGGATCTTCGGGATCACGCGCAACACGGTGAACCGGCGCTTCCGCAAGGTCCGCCCGCGCATCGAGTCGCTCGACGCGCCCGAGGCGCGTGAGATCGCGGGTCGCTGGGCCCCCACCGATCAGGTGGTCGAGGCGCGACGCATGCTCGCGATCTGCGAGCACGCCATCCAGAACGACCTGACGCCGTTGCAGCGTCGGATCTTCCACCTGAAGCACCTGCGGCGTCAGTCCATCCGGACGATCGCCCGCGCGCTCGGCAAGTCCGAGGATGCCGTGAAGGCCAACCTCTATCGGATGCGCCGTGCCCTGGCCCAGAGTGCTCCCGGTCTCGAATCCCTGATTGCTTAG
- the ppdK gene encoding pyruvate, phosphate dikinase: MTVRKSQRPAKKRATRAKRPAAKSSARKTSPKKTTAPKRLVYFFGDGRADGRAEQRALLGGKGANLAEMTRLGIPVPPGFTVATPVAHRFGPSGGRLPREVAAQVRKALAKVERVVGARFGDAEQPLLVSVRSGAPVSMPGMMDTVLNLGLCEATVKGLAAQAGERFAYDSYRRFVQMYGDVVLGVPHERFESCLEASRDAAGVALDADLSAADLRGLVDEFKEIVAQHTGAPFPESPETQLWGAVEAVFRSWHNERAVRYRRLNGIADDLGTAVNVQAMVFGNMGDDCATGVAFTRDPNDGKKIFYGEYLKNAQGEDVVAGIRTPGPINAEGRVAGTEHLPTLEEEMPRAYRELVKIAGRLERHYRDMQDIEFTIQRGRLWLLQTRNGKRTAPAAVRIAVDLAKERRIKREEAVARVDPETLHNLLHPTLDPSAPREPIARGLPASPGAAVGVIALSADAAEARARAGDKVILVRNETSPDDIHGMHAAEGILTSRGGMTSHAAVVARGMGKSCVVGCSSLQVDEVEGQIRLGDRLFREGDALTLDGGSGEVMAGRLPTVRPQLGGAFDELMQWADRFRRLRVRTNADTPQDAEVAREFGAEGIGLCRTEHMFFEPARILVVRQLILASDGEDRARALEKLQPVQHADFVGIFEAMAGMPVTIRLLDPPLHEFLPHSEAEIRELARALGTDVAEVRAKIDGLREFNPMLGHRGCRLGMTFPEIYQMQARAIAGAARQVAEAGGKLTPEIMIPLVSHATELSRLRALVEDEVRSILVGARVPVKVGTMIEVPRAALTADRIAESADFFSFGTNDLTQMTYALSRDDAQRFLPTYLEGGVLADDPFTSIDEDGIGVLVEMAIERGRRTRPRLKLGLCGEHGGDPKSVAFCHRAGLDYVSCSPFRVPIARLAAAQAALAERA; the protein is encoded by the coding sequence GTGACGGTGCGCAAGAGCCAGCGACCGGCGAAGAAGCGCGCGACCCGGGCGAAGCGCCCGGCCGCGAAGTCGAGCGCCCGGAAGACGAGCCCCAAGAAGACGACGGCACCGAAGCGACTCGTCTATTTCTTCGGGGACGGACGCGCCGACGGCCGCGCCGAGCAGCGCGCTTTGCTGGGTGGCAAGGGCGCAAACCTCGCCGAGATGACCCGCTTGGGGATTCCGGTCCCGCCGGGCTTCACGGTGGCGACCCCCGTGGCCCACCGCTTCGGCCCGTCCGGCGGGCGGCTGCCCCGCGAAGTCGCCGCCCAGGTGCGCAAGGCCCTCGCCAAGGTCGAGCGCGTCGTGGGGGCGCGCTTCGGTGACGCCGAGCAGCCGCTGCTCGTGTCGGTGCGCTCCGGGGCCCCGGTCTCGATGCCGGGCATGATGGACACGGTGCTCAACCTCGGGCTCTGCGAGGCCACCGTGAAGGGGCTCGCCGCGCAGGCCGGTGAGCGCTTCGCCTACGACAGCTATCGCCGCTTCGTGCAGATGTACGGCGACGTGGTGCTCGGCGTTCCCCACGAGCGATTCGAGAGCTGCCTCGAGGCGAGCCGCGACGCGGCCGGGGTGGCGCTCGATGCCGACCTCTCCGCCGCCGACCTCCGTGGCCTGGTCGACGAGTTCAAGGAGATCGTGGCCCAGCACACCGGGGCGCCGTTCCCGGAGTCGCCCGAGACCCAGCTGTGGGGGGCGGTCGAGGCCGTGTTCCGCTCCTGGCACAACGAGCGGGCGGTGCGTTACCGGCGCTTGAACGGGATCGCCGATGATCTCGGCACCGCCGTCAACGTCCAGGCCATGGTGTTCGGGAACATGGGCGACGACTGCGCCACCGGCGTCGCGTTCACGCGTGACCCCAACGATGGCAAGAAGATCTTCTACGGCGAGTACCTGAAGAACGCCCAGGGCGAGGACGTGGTGGCCGGGATCCGCACTCCCGGACCGATCAACGCCGAGGGGCGCGTCGCCGGAACCGAGCACCTGCCGACCCTCGAAGAAGAGATGCCGCGGGCGTACCGCGAACTCGTGAAGATCGCGGGCCGCCTGGAGCGGCACTACCGCGACATGCAGGACATCGAGTTCACGATCCAGCGTGGCCGCCTCTGGCTCCTGCAGACGCGCAACGGCAAGCGCACCGCACCCGCGGCCGTCCGAATCGCGGTGGATCTCGCGAAGGAGCGCCGCATCAAGCGCGAAGAGGCGGTGGCCCGGGTCGATCCGGAGACCCTGCACAACCTGCTGCACCCGACCCTCGACCCGAGTGCGCCCCGCGAGCCGATCGCGCGGGGTCTTCCCGCGTCGCCCGGCGCCGCGGTCGGCGTGATCGCCCTGTCCGCCGACGCGGCGGAGGCACGTGCCCGCGCGGGCGACAAGGTCATCCTGGTGCGCAACGAGACGTCGCCGGACGACATCCACGGGATGCACGCGGCCGAGGGCATTCTCACCTCGCGGGGCGGGATGACGTCCCACGCGGCCGTCGTGGCGCGGGGGATGGGCAAGAGCTGCGTGGTCGGCTGCTCGTCGCTCCAGGTCGACGAGGTCGAGGGCCAGATCCGCCTGGGCGATCGGCTGTTTCGCGAAGGCGACGCGCTGACCCTGGATGGCGGCAGCGGCGAGGTGATGGCGGGCCGACTGCCGACTGTGAGGCCCCAGCTCGGCGGCGCCTTCGACGAGCTGATGCAGTGGGCCGATCGGTTCCGGCGGCTGCGCGTGCGCACCAACGCCGACACGCCCCAGGACGCCGAGGTCGCCCGTGAGTTCGGAGCCGAGGGCATCGGGCTCTGCCGCACCGAGCACATGTTCTTCGAGCCCGCCCGGATCCTGGTGGTGCGCCAGCTGATCCTGGCCTCCGACGGCGAGGACCGCGCCCGCGCGCTCGAGAAGCTGCAGCCGGTTCAGCACGCGGACTTCGTCGGGATCTTCGAGGCGATGGCCGGGATGCCGGTCACGATCCGCCTGCTCGACCCTCCGCTCCACGAGTTCCTCCCTCACAGTGAGGCAGAGATCCGCGAGCTGGCCCGTGCGCTGGGCACCGACGTGGCCGAAGTCCGCGCGAAGATCGACGGCCTGCGCGAGTTCAACCCGATGCTCGGGCACCGGGGCTGTCGGCTCGGCATGACCTTTCCCGAGATCTACCAGATGCAGGCCCGGGCGATCGCCGGAGCCGCCCGTCAGGTGGCCGAAGCCGGGGGTAAGCTCACTCCCGAGATCATGATCCCGCTGGTGTCCCACGCGACCGAGCTATCGCGCCTGCGCGCACTGGTCGAGGACGAGGTGCGCAGCATCCTCGTCGGTGCCCGGGTGCCGGTGAAGGTCGGCACCATGATCGAGGTGCCGCGCGCGGCGCTCACCGCGGATCGCATCGCCGAGTCGGCCGACTTCTTCTCCTTCGGCACCAACGACCTGACCCAGATGACCTACGCGCTCTCCCGCGACGACGCCCAGCGCTTCCTGCCCACCTATCTCGAAGGCGGCGTGCTCGCAGACGATCCGTTCACCTCGATCGACGAGGACGGCATCGGCGTGCTCGTCGAGATGGCGATCGAGCGGGGCCGTCGCACGCGGCCGCGTCTGAAGCTCGGGCTGTGCGGCGAGCACGGGGGCGATCCGAAGAGCGTCGCCTTCTGCCACCGCGCGGGCCTGGACTATGTGTCGTGCTCGCCCTTCCGGGTGCCGATCGCGCGGCTGGCCGCGGCCCAGGCGGCACTCGCGGAGCGCGCGTGA
- a CDS encoding glycine--tRNA ligase — translation MSSEQTASAPNRRRLERMEDLVSLCARRGFIFPSSEIYGGINGFWDYGPLGAELKQNLKSLWWQRVVRGRTDVEGIDSAIIAHPRTWEASGHVEHFSDPMVDCRTCKRRFRADQLDGVACPEAPKKRQVVDCDLTDPRSFNLMLSTRIGASEDAASVAYLRAETCQPIFNDFKRVREAARQKIPFGIAQIGKAFRNEINPRNFTFRSREFEQAELEFFCHPSEREKWFEHWQAERLAFHRELGFDDEHVRTRPHEADELAHYARAAVDVEYLFPFGWQEIEGIHDRGDWDLSRHSEYSGKDLGITDPDTKEHYMPMVIETSVGVDRTCLALLVDAYTEEDLGDGETRLVMRFPKALAPLQAAVLPLSKKLAEPAHALEAELRRRLNVFYDDAGNIGRRYRRQDEAGTPFCVTVDFDTQEDGKVTVRERDTMSQERIPLDGVARYLDDQLSA, via the coding sequence ATGTCGAGCGAGCAAACCGCCTCTGCGCCGAACCGGCGCCGCCTCGAGCGCATGGAAGACCTGGTCTCCCTGTGCGCCCGGCGCGGCTTCATCTTCCCCTCGAGCGAGATCTACGGCGGGATCAACGGCTTCTGGGACTACGGTCCGCTGGGCGCCGAACTCAAACAGAACCTGAAGTCCCTGTGGTGGCAGCGCGTGGTGCGCGGCCGGACCGACGTCGAGGGCATCGACAGCGCGATCATCGCCCACCCCCGCACCTGGGAGGCGTCGGGCCACGTCGAGCACTTCAGTGACCCGATGGTCGATTGCCGCACCTGCAAGCGTCGTTTCCGCGCGGACCAGCTCGATGGCGTCGCCTGTCCCGAAGCGCCGAAGAAGCGCCAGGTGGTCGATTGCGATCTCACCGATCCGCGCAGCTTCAATCTGATGCTGTCGACCCGCATCGGTGCGTCCGAGGACGCGGCCTCGGTGGCGTACCTGCGCGCCGAGACCTGCCAGCCGATCTTCAACGACTTCAAGCGGGTCCGGGAAGCGGCGCGCCAGAAGATCCCCTTCGGCATCGCACAGATCGGGAAGGCCTTCCGCAACGAGATCAACCCGCGGAACTTCACGTTCCGCTCGCGCGAGTTCGAACAGGCCGAGCTCGAGTTCTTCTGTCACCCGAGCGAGCGCGAGAAGTGGTTCGAGCACTGGCAGGCTGAGCGTCTCGCCTTCCATCGCGAGCTCGGCTTCGACGATGAACACGTGCGGACGCGACCCCACGAAGCCGACGAGCTCGCCCATTACGCGCGCGCCGCCGTCGACGTGGAGTACCTCTTCCCCTTCGGCTGGCAGGAGATCGAGGGGATCCACGATCGCGGCGACTGGGACCTCTCGCGACACAGCGAGTACTCGGGCAAGGACCTCGGTATCACCGATCCCGATACCAAGGAGCACTACATGCCGATGGTGATCGAGACGTCCGTGGGCGTGGACCGCACCTGCCTGGCGCTGCTGGTCGATGCCTACACCGAGGAGGATCTCGGCGATGGCGAGACCCGCCTGGTGATGCGCTTTCCCAAGGCGCTCGCTCCGCTGCAGGCGGCGGTGCTCCCCCTGTCGAAGAAGCTGGCCGAGCCGGCCCATGCGCTGGAGGCCGAGCTGCGCCGCCGGCTGAACGTCTTCTACGACGACGCTGGCAACATCGGGCGCCGCTACCGACGCCAGGACGAGGCGGGCACTCCCTTCTGCGTCACTGTCGACTTCGACACCCAGGAAGACGGCAAGGTCACGGTGCGCGAGCGCGACACGATGAGCCAGGAGCGCATTCCGCTCGACGGTGTGGCGCGCTACCTCGACGACCAGCTGTCCGCGTGA
- the recO gene encoding DNA repair protein RecO: MNRAGRRPEKTHALVLRSVEFGESDRILHLLVPEYGRITAIAKGARRSVKRFGGTLDLFNHLRVQIAVKRGGAMSRLEAAQLVHHFAPLRHDPVRFGLGCYLLELLDRLAPDGGAARDMRRLYRFALDALGTVAAQPLSPALRTILELRVFDALGVRPELRRCVGCGDDLGREAALGFHVADGGPVCRGCASRRTGVVPVHLGTLRALDQALTLDAERLGRLSFSAQALEEAQRLVGRFQRFHVGVELQSERFLERVLPAGGRVAGPV; encoded by the coding sequence CTGAACCGGGCCGGCCGTCGCCCGGAGAAGACCCACGCCCTGGTCCTGCGTTCGGTCGAGTTCGGGGAGTCCGACCGGATCCTGCACCTGCTGGTGCCGGAGTACGGACGGATCACCGCGATCGCCAAGGGCGCCCGACGCAGCGTGAAGCGGTTCGGCGGCACCCTCGACCTGTTCAACCACCTGCGGGTCCAGATCGCCGTGAAGCGGGGCGGGGCGATGAGCCGCCTGGAGGCGGCCCAGCTGGTCCACCATTTCGCGCCCCTGCGGCACGACCCGGTGCGCTTCGGGCTGGGCTGCTACCTGCTCGAGCTCCTCGACCGGCTGGCCCCGGACGGCGGTGCCGCCCGGGACATGCGGCGCCTCTACCGCTTCGCGCTCGATGCGCTCGGCACGGTCGCCGCGCAGCCCTTGAGCCCCGCGCTGCGCACGATCCTCGAACTGCGGGTCTTCGATGCGCTGGGCGTCCGTCCCGAGCTGCGGCGCTGCGTGGGCTGTGGCGACGACCTCGGCCGCGAGGCCGCCCTGGGCTTCCACGTCGCCGACGGCGGCCCGGTCTGCCGGGGCTGCGCGTCACGGCGTACCGGGGTCGTCCCGGTGCACCTCGGCACGCTGCGCGCTCTCGATCAGGCGCTGACCCTCGACGCCGAGCGTCTGGGCCGGCTCTCCTTCTCGGCCCAGGCTCTCGAAGAGGCCCAGCGGCTGGTCGGGCGCTTCCAACGCTTCCACGTCGGGGTCGAGCTCCAGAGCGAGCGCTTCCTCGAGCGCGTGCTGCCCGCCGGCGGCCGCGTGGCGGGCCCCGTATAA